The Clupea harengus chromosome 6, Ch_v2.0.2, whole genome shotgun sequence genome contains a region encoding:
- the LOC105897428 gene encoding uncharacterized protein C4orf45 → MARVLNHANPSSPKESPRYGQRMIFTGPDGIGDYRTKQHDSPRFIGIGPLSPESSADLDYLFRAAPGTLPPLSKDGYVCGVGWGLEYSFALNARTLLSDNQFKLGEFRTAMEDRITHRYQNPWFEPPHFLDRQPAGARGWMAWWTQ, encoded by the exons ATGGCAAGGGTTCTTAACCACGCTAACCCGTCCAGTCCAAAGGAATCGCCACGTTATGGACAAAGAATGATATTCACAG GTCCTGACGGAATAGGGGATTACCGGACAAAACAACACGACTCCCCGCGATTCATTGGAATTGGCCCGTTATCTCCCGAGAGCTCCGCAGACCTGGACTACCTGTTCCGAGCTGCTCCCGGCACCCTGCCGCCCTTGTCGAAGGACGGCTATGTTTGCGGTGTGGGCTGGGGACTTGAGTATAGCTTTGCCCTGAACGCAAGAACTCTGCTCAGTGATAACCAATTTAAG CTCGGTGAATTTCGCACAGCAATGGAAGACAGAATAACTCACAGATATCAAAATCCATG GTTTGAGCCGCCCCACTTTCTGGACAGGCAACCCGCAGGCGCCCGAGGCTGGATGGCGTGGTGGACCCAGTAG